One Styela clava chromosome 4, kaStyClav1.hap1.2, whole genome shotgun sequence genomic window, tttgaaaaaagcaAATGCAAAGCAAAAATTcccaaaatgaaatttgaaatatacttcTATGTGATTGTGCTTGATTTCAatagatgaaaatatttttaaacatattttattaaaagtttATATACCATAAGTTTTCACAAGCCGCCAGAGCATTATTTGTATAATGAAGATGAAATGAAGTATAACACGACAGTACTCGAATACAAATGATGTAATCTATGTAAGATTTACACTCAATGTCCCAAACCCAAGAGGATGTGAGAACAAAAATTTTTGTCTAATTaaactgaaaaaattaaaataaacgaATAGTGTATTTGTCAATCGTTTGTTAATTGTACATACAATAATACACAGACTTATGTAATTAATCAATACACAGATGAACACTCCCCATGTGTGTGATACTGCCCCGTTGTAATTACAAAAGTTTTTGGATCATGCATTAGAAATGTTTAACTGTAACAGTTGACTGCCAGGAGTTGTGATTTCGAAAACATTTTTCCCAATCCCTCTGTTTTCATGAAATTCAAAACTTTATTACATAATTAATATATCAATTATTCATTCAGTGaacatcacaacaaaaaattacaatatatcgACATAATGTATCCAATAACCATATTGAATTACAATATTCCACCTTTCCAAACAATGTCAAATTGAACAAAAGTACCAATCTTATTAGAGATAGTAAAGGGATAGGAAGATATGAAAAGGAACTCGAGATAGTATTATAACATGACAGAAATTTTGAAGATTGATATATAGTGATGTTGATTCacttaatttaaaaattgaactttGATTCTCAAAATTAACCCAAAAGTACAACgtatattatgtatatataaagaAACTTGGTATATGATTTTATAATATCATGCTGCTctatgttaataatattttgccATAGAATTGTACAAAATAGAACTTTCAAACATCTGGCAAAACTCCAAAGCAATATCTAGGCTGGGCAATACTAAAATTCAActaattcctaattttttttgctGTATTTATCTGATGACACAATTCGAAACTTCTGCTAAAAATAAACCAATCGTCCAAAATATAGCCAACATGAGCTCAATATTAAACAACAGACTTCTTGGCTTAAAACAACAATTCAAGTCAGTTGCCCAATACTATAGTTCAAAAGTCAAATTTGTGCTAGTATGAAATTCTACCGCTTTGAAAATGTCCTTTTTTAAAACTGGAACAATTAGATGAATTTGAGTGGCAGTTACAGACAACACAATTTATACTTTACAACAATGTCATTTTGGGCTCAGAGAAAACATGGAAATGAGAGCATTATTTTGAATTACACCATACGTGATGAAATACACACGACTTTGTACTGGCTAACTAGCTCCATCTATGTATagttgataaataataatatagataCTAACATACTAAATTGTTATACTAACAACATAAGaactaaataatgaaaaaaaaattaagtacaCAACTCAGTGTATAATCATAAGAAAAGAATATAGATGTAGTTACCAAAGAAATCACGAAACCACAATAAAGTTTACAGCAGGTTTATATATAGTTTTGTCACGCATAACAATGGCTATGGACAAGACAaatcatttgttttttattctccTTCATCGCTGAtagcataattttaaattttacttgaCTGAACCACATTTATATAAACAATGTAAATCACGATTATACAACTACAATGCACATTACCCTGCTCGGGCGGATACTACACAGCAGACTTATTGCTGTTTGTGTTGCCAACACCATTGACAgcatatataatatactttttTGTCTATtgataaatcaaaattatttatttgttgtttATTGTGCTAGAGACTGCAGCGGTAGCTGCATCAGCTGCTGCTCTCTGAACACCAGGATTCTTCATGACTCCACTGGCAAACTCTTGTTGGGCCTTCTCGAAGCTCGCACCCGTAGTTCTGTAGATGGAATGTACCTGAACAATAAGAAAAGCATTGTAAAAATAGCCTTGCATCAAATATTACCTTTCAACACATCAGCActagttaaaataaaaacaaaatatcggaaagtcttttaaataaaacatttgacTTTTAACGAAAAAGAAACGTccaattcacaaaaatacaacaaaatgaTAATCGTATCCTTCCAAAGCTTATTCTATGAAGAACGAGCTTTTTTCTATGACcaacaaaatttaaaagttaTGCTATTTGCCCAAATAGATTTGATACATCAATGTTTATGGGCTATTGCTAATCAATAACAAATAGGGAAAGACTAAATCTAGACATATGGTGAATATTGAACTTAAAGATCACAAACCTTCTTAAGCAGAAGAACATCTGCTACAGCATTGACTGTGAATAGGACTGCTTGAGTGTAGCACATGATTGCTACCCCAATATGATTTGTGTAGGAAAAAGCAAGAATCCATCCAGCATATCCTGAGTTGGGAATTCCAACACACATCACCACACTTGTTACAAACTGTTGAAGAAGGATTAatcaatagtaaaatgaaagctGTTAGAGGGGATCCACTGTAATTCGTTTActacatattatatatacatataatggTTTGCAATTGAAACATTATGAAAAATGGAGCGGAAAAATCCTAATGGTCCACCTTGTAGTACACCATGTAGCATACCGCCAGAGTAAAGTTAGCATTCAACAGTGCTAAACCTTGAGGCTGAGAGTTCAGTAAAATTGGATGGAAGTACTTCTAAACcacttttttgttttgcttGGGAGTATGCTTCGGActacttttcatatatatttgcaaaaatCAACTATTAATACAGTGATCAATAAGGCATTGGGGCATAAAAAATACATTAGAGGATTACTGTTGGTAATTTAACAAGCATCGGTTTCCATATTTCTAGTTACGTTTAAAACATAACAGAAGCTGGTATAATAAACATCATTATTGttctaagataataataaaaccCCCTGTGATTTTTTCATACCTGACAGAACATGatgaagaaaaagaagaagaagtAGAAGGAGCTGTCTGATTTGAAAGCACTGTAAGCAGGTCTGTACCAGCACATTGAACAAGGAGCATTGAGACAGAACCACAATATTGCCAAACCAAAGCCGACACCTTGACCAGAATCTTGTGTGAACACGGCCAAACATGAGAAGACATTGATAAATAGAATAACTACATAAAACATCCACAAGTAATACAACATTTTAATTGTTCGTTGAAACTCCACAGGTATGTCAAGAGAGAAATCTTGAAAAAAGCAAGGCCCGATCGGACAAAACTTTGGAATAGGAGGCCAGTTATTGGCTCTAGGATTGAAATTCCCAGCATTCATCTGTTGCTCTCTTCTATTCAGTTCTTCAGCTTTCCGCTCTAACTCTTCTTGCCTTCTCAATAGTTCTTCATGTCCTGCTGATGCTTGTTGAGGAGGCTGTGGACTCGCTACTGCTGCAGGTTCAGGTGTATAAGGTGGTGGATTAGAGCTGGGTTCCATCACAGCTGGCTGCGACTTTGGCTGAGAAGCAAATGGGTTATAATCTTCCAAATTAGCTTCCTGAGAATTTGCAGTGGCATTTGTAACCGATTGGTCAGCAAAAGGATCTGAAAACGGATTAGCATCGTATTCGGACATTTTGTTCGTTGTCCTAATCTAAACGCTTGTTCTAAAGAGTTGATGTCAGAATGAGACTATAATTTCATGATAAAGTGACAATTTATACTAAGTATCTGTAAAAATTACTAATGTTAAGTTAATGCTTACAAATGTAAAAAGAGATAAAGATAATCGAGCgcctcaatttattacacaaaCCAACTTTCCCCTCTGAACACCAACAAGATTTGTCCATTTTGAGCAGACTTAGACCTGTACCCCAAAGTGGTCAGCAACCATCGGCTGCAGTCCAATGTCAAATGTAACATTTTTGTAACGTCAACTGATATCTGTAGGATGCTATATGAGAACAGATTTTATTGcctaatttttaataaatgatgtCGAAATAATGTCTGCACAGAATTATAAAGTCAACAGTGTTCCAGCACAgtgcatatttattattttccttgCTGAAGACTGGTGTTGTTTTGAAAGCcacagaatattttaattttaaacagGTCCACATGCTCTGGTCCCATGTCGTAATTGCTATTATTGAATATGCTATATTGCAGAAATCTTGCTTATGTTGAATTTTTTACTCTCTTCTTCTACAGTTATATGTGAAATAGGAtcttatttcaaattatcaaaaatttatGAGACCTGAATGGAATCAATAAAAAACATGGCAATTAGAAACTACAAACACGTTCAATAAAGTAAAATCAGTaaccaaaaaaaatattaattaaaacagAGCTCCTCGAACTGGGGGTCCCGATGCCTTGATGGGCAAAAAAAGGGGGTGTCGGTTATATATTTTCCTAACACTAACTCATGTTtgaactaaattttatttttattttagttcctgGAGGTCGCAAAAAAATTTGGCCGTGCAATGTAGGTCAtgttgaaaaaagtttgaagaacacTGAATTAGAACAACAGTATAATACCTTTTAAAAATAGCAACAAGAATATTAGACACTACACCACTTGgcacggcggtgtggctcaacgggctaagctttaggaatacgctcgccaccgcacctctaattactctgcgtgggttcgcaggttcgaatcccatgcagggatgattatgtgagagaggattgctggactcctcgccgtcgttgggtggttcacgtaaccgctggtcggttacggcctcctccaccaccaagtccatgcttccgaaaacaaacaatataactaatcccataccagacttggaatggtaaccggacgagagaccgtggttcgccatatggataagccgtcttatcggctttcctctcccccgggataaatatgtaaatcctatcctatcctaaatcctACATGTGATTCATATATATCAAGaggagaaaagaaaaaaaccTTATGCTGTTATGGCTGGATGGCATGTCTGCATGTATTGTATATCAGTATATGTACAGATATTTTTACATAGACCATGCACACTTTGGTATTTGCCTCACACTTCAAATTACAGAATTAGATATCACACGCGATAAatcgggtctcgtgtagtttcttacctaacatacttctagtgggcgtagcatcacaattttttgacatgtcaatcctaacccccaccagactatgccatccaacgtcactacgacatcacaatcacgtcatagagcttgttaAATATACGTActatcgcccgaaatggcatcggcgccgacgataaagaacttactaacgtcagcgatctctctcatattggAATCGTCGCGACgtaaaaacgagagaaatagccgttcgatttcgggtgcgcAGAcgtgcgcgtcttggatgacagttcgtatagtttgaaggtctctattacgtcactgtgacgtcgtagagACGTAAtatttggatggcatagtcaggtgggggttaggattgacacatgaaaaaattgttgtgcTACGCCcgctagaagtatgttaggtacgaaactacatgagacccgataAATCTATAAGTGCAAGTTGCAACAGTTATAATCTGGTTTGACCCTTGCCGAAAGCTACAACTTCAATTTAGCAATAAAGCATAAAGAGAGTGACAAATTAAACCTTGCTTACTGTTGTACTGTCTTATGCCTGTATGCTGTAACTGCTTTCAGGCTTTGGCTGCTTACTGCAGTACGGTACTGTGACTACTGAACTAACTTACtcctgtaccggtaccgtactccagaaaaaaatttacttgcagTTTAGCAGGTAGACTAGTACAGTAGTAAGACTACCATGCATACCgcatttctattttttctgtTGTATTTTATGCCATGGAACAATTAAATTAGAAGATAAGGTACCGGTAAGacgatcatttttttttaccaaattgAATTCCAGCGTCAATTGAATATCAGAATACTGGAATAATGCATTTGTTACACCTAACTTTTGTTCGAATAAAAACCAAATAAAGAAAACGAATAAACagttaaattttgatttaaagaTTACATTTTGGAAAACTATCGCAATATTTGAACTTCAATTAAGTAAAGTAACAATAAATAAGTTATATATACATGCGAAACGAACCTTTGACAGCGTCTCAATAAATCGAATACAGCAGACCGAATGATTATGACATCACAGCAACATCGTAGGCTGCAGTCTCGTGACAGCCGTGATTTTCATGATATTACTTTTAGCGATTGATG contains:
- the LOC120325758 gene encoding secretory carrier-associated membrane protein 1-like is translated as MSEYDANPFSDPFADQSVTNATANSQEANLEDYNPFASQPKSQPAVMEPSSNPPPYTPEPAAVASPQPPQQASAGHEELLRRQEELERKAEELNRREQQMNAGNFNPRANNWPPIPKFCPIGPCFFQDFSLDIPVEFQRTIKMLYYLWMFYVVILFINVFSCLAVFTQDSGQGVGFGLAILWFCLNAPCSMCWYRPAYSAFKSDSSFYFFFFFFIMFCQFVTSVVMCVGIPNSGYAGWILAFSYTNHIGVAIMCYTQAVLFTVNAVADVLLLKKVHSIYRTTGASFEKAQQEFASGVMKNPGVQRAAADAATAAVSSTINNK